In Anaerolineales bacterium, one DNA window encodes the following:
- a CDS encoding aminotransferase class III-fold pyridoxal phosphate-dependent enzyme, whose product MSNKLSAQEIVDMNKEYTFFSWSAQGTVNPIPVTHADGVYFYSADGKRYLDFASQLVNTNVGHQHPKVVKAIQDQAAVLTFASPGAATEPRGLLGKKLAEITPGDLKKTFFTLGGAEANENAIKIARQYTGRHKILARYRSYHGATHGAIALTGDYRRLAAEPAISGVVHFLDPYCYRCPFGWTKATCHRECISHVEEVIQHEGPDQIAAIILEGVTGTNGLIIPPDEYWPRMREICDKYGILLISDEVMSGWGRTGEWFAVDNWEVTPDIITTAKGITSGYVPLGAVIVREHIAKHFDDHVLVAGLTYNGHALACAAALATIEAYEEDHIFENACKVGKYLGKRLEELKTKHPSVGDVRYIGMFSALELVKNRETKEPLDITALKNFLISNGVYVFNFKNILFVVPPLIITEEQLDEGLNMIDEGLAELMDTQTN is encoded by the coding sequence ATGTCGAATAAACTATCCGCTCAAGAAATTGTTGATATGAATAAGGAATACACCTTCTTCTCATGGAGCGCGCAGGGAACGGTCAACCCCATTCCTGTGACGCATGCGGACGGGGTGTACTTCTACAGCGCCGATGGAAAGCGGTATCTCGATTTTGCGTCCCAGTTGGTAAATACAAATGTCGGACATCAACATCCCAAGGTGGTGAAAGCCATCCAAGACCAAGCCGCCGTGCTGACCTTTGCCAGCCCCGGCGCTGCCACCGAACCGCGCGGCTTGCTCGGCAAGAAATTGGCGGAGATCACCCCCGGAGACTTGAAAAAGACCTTCTTCACCCTCGGCGGCGCGGAAGCAAACGAGAACGCCATCAAGATCGCCCGCCAGTACACAGGCAGGCACAAAATTTTGGCACGCTATCGCTCCTATCACGGCGCGACGCATGGCGCGATTGCGTTGACTGGCGACTACCGTCGTCTCGCCGCGGAGCCTGCCATTTCAGGCGTGGTGCATTTCCTTGACCCGTATTGCTATCGCTGTCCCTTTGGCTGGACCAAGGCTACCTGTCACCGCGAGTGCATCAGTCACGTGGAAGAAGTCATCCAGCATGAAGGTCCCGACCAGATCGCGGCGATCATCCTCGAAGGCGTGACCGGCACGAACGGTCTTATCATTCCGCCGGATGAATACTGGCCCCGCATGCGCGAAATTTGCGACAAGTATGGCATCCTGCTCATTTCCGACGAAGTGATGAGCGGCTGGGGGCGCACCGGCGAGTGGTTCGCCGTGGACAACTGGGAGGTCACCCCCGACATCATCACCACGGCGAAGGGAATTACATCGGGCTACGTTCCGCTTGGCGCAGTCATTGTCCGCGAACATATCGCCAAACATTTCGATGACCATGTCCTTGTAGCAGGACTGACCTACAACGGCCACGCGCTTGCTTGCGCCGCCGCGCTTGCCACCATCGAAGCCTATGAGGAAGATCATATCTTCGAGAACGCCTGCAAGGTGGGGAAATATCTCGGCAAGCGCTTGGAAGAATTGAAAACCAAACATCCGTCCGTGGGAGATGTGCGTTACATCGGCATGTTCTCCGCGTTGGAATTGGTGAAGAACCGCGAGACGAAAGAACCGCTCGACATCACTGCGCTCAAGAACTTCCTCATCTCCAATGGCGTATATGTCTTCAATTTCAAAAACATCCTCTTCGTCGTGCCGCCGCTGATCATTACCGAAGAACAATTGGATGAAGGCTTGAACATGATCGATGAGGGGCTGGCAGAATTGATGGATACACAGACGAATTAA
- a CDS encoding alpha-galactosidase codes for MKLGLTGIKKQNIFKAKEINVQLDTTPVRYYRHGWQSWSLSAWTDLSPRPIQKPSIYHPLQTDPVYAREKHPHGSWVGAVEFADGNILLLGALATDAHVFLVGDQLAGRSEAGEIEWFIAHGAESQVFDGYVNELGIRFSRADKNHVPRVWCSWYGLYTAIDEKILNETFDQLDDLPFEVLQVDDGWQKDIGDWETNEKFPSGMAALAEKIKSTGRRAGLWLAPLIVAKSSKTYRERKDWLLRDDKRRLVSAGFNWGQPLYALDTTHPDVHSWLAALMEQVRHWGFDYYKLDFLYAGALKGKRYNDMPREAAYRECLGYMRKAMGHGAFFLTCGTPIMPALGMCDAIRIGPDVSHEWENYRNETILQNFTTPGTRNAIRTVVHRLWLKDLVHIDPDVTYFESRENGLNQAQKELLKDLALICDFKATSDLPQWLTPAEREQVRAFLPAQPKVAQLSRYVYQLDDRIVDFSTAVELPSPPQGLAALWAEFLSWLGNWTFVLRILKMLDDNALRKRVSRI; via the coding sequence ATGAAACTTGGACTCACCGGGATCAAAAAGCAGAATATTTTCAAGGCAAAGGAAATCAACGTTCAACTGGACACCACGCCTGTTCGATATTACCGGCATGGGTGGCAGTCGTGGTCGTTAAGCGCGTGGACGGACCTCTCGCCGCGCCCGATTCAAAAGCCATCCATCTATCATCCTCTGCAAACAGACCCCGTCTATGCCCGCGAGAAACATCCCCATGGATCGTGGGTGGGCGCAGTCGAATTCGCGGATGGGAACATCCTTCTGCTTGGCGCGCTTGCCACAGACGCGCATGTGTTTCTGGTCGGGGATCAACTCGCAGGTCGGAGCGAGGCGGGCGAGATCGAGTGGTTTATCGCGCATGGGGCGGAGAGTCAGGTCTTCGATGGCTACGTCAACGAGTTGGGAATCCGCTTTAGCAGGGCGGATAAGAATCATGTGCCGCGCGTGTGGTGCTCGTGGTACGGCCTGTACACCGCGATCGATGAAAAAATTCTGAACGAAACTTTTGACCAACTCGATGATTTACCATTTGAAGTTTTGCAAGTGGACGACGGCTGGCAGAAGGACATCGGCGATTGGGAGACGAACGAAAAATTTCCGTCGGGCATGGCGGCGCTGGCTGAGAAGATCAAGTCAACGGGTAGAAGAGCGGGGTTGTGGCTCGCGCCATTGATCGTCGCGAAGTCATCGAAGACCTATCGCGAACGTAAAGACTGGTTGCTGCGCGATGATAAGAGACGACTCGTCTCGGCTGGATTCAACTGGGGACAGCCGCTCTACGCGCTCGACACCACGCATCCCGACGTCCACTCATGGCTGGCTGCACTGATGGAGCAGGTGCGCCACTGGGGTTTTGACTACTACAAACTGGACTTTTTATATGCGGGTGCGTTGAAGGGGAAACGATATAACGACATGCCGCGTGAAGCTGCGTACCGTGAATGCCTTGGCTACATGCGCAAAGCGATGGGACACGGCGCATTCTTTTTGACATGCGGCACACCGATCATGCCCGCCCTCGGAATGTGTGACGCCATCCGCATCGGACCCGATGTTTCGCACGAGTGGGAAAATTACCGCAACGAGACCATCCTGCAAAATTTCACCACGCCCGGCACGAGGAACGCCATCCGCACGGTAGTTCATCGTTTGTGGCTGAAAGACTTGGTTCACATCGACCCCGATGTAACGTATTTTGAATCGCGGGAAAATGGTTTGAATCAAGCGCAAAAGGAACTGCTCAAAGACCTGGCGCTGATCTGTGATTTCAAAGCCACTTCCGACCTGCCGCAGTGGTTGACCCCCGCAGAACGCGAACAGGTGCGCGCGTTTTTACCGGCGCAGCCAAAGGTGGCACAGCTCAGCCGTTACGTGTACCAGCTCGACGACCGTATCGTGGATTTCTCCACCGCAGTGGAATTACCAAGTCCACCGCAGGGACTCGCCGCGCTCTGGGCGGAATTCCTCAGCTGGCTGGGCAATTGGACTTTCGTCCTGCGAATATTAAAGATGCTGGATGATAATGCATTGAGAAAAAGGGTTTCGAGAATTTAA
- the gntE gene encoding guanitoxin biosynthesis PLP-dependent transaminase GntE, translated as MFGSKTQSLQQRAQKVVPLGVNSNFRYWGEGITPYVENAKGPYLWDMDGKKYIDYRMAFGPIILGHAYDEVDQKVIEEIQRGILFAMTGELEIQVAEMIVEMSPAIDMVRLACSGTEATMHGIRVARAFTGRDIILKFEGNYHGFHDHTLWSTYAPVEAYGNSRSPIPVPASSGIPKSMREFIITLPFNDFEGFERVMRSYGDQIAAVITEPCQGNCAAINPQDGFLELIRKKTEEHGCVFILDEVKTGFRIANGGAQEYYRLKPDLVTYAKALGNGYPIAAFGGKKEIMSIIGHGVAQGGTYTNNKPGVAGAYATLNLLKTKPILKTIEKRGQRLMDGLKEIFEENNIPAVFTGYPAMFSFSLNTESVTCQRDWAQSDHALYLELADKAIARGVMPDHDAREPWFMCYEHSDADVDETLNVYAEIVKEVKK; from the coding sequence ATGTTCGGCTCGAAGACGCAGTCATTACAACAGCGCGCGCAAAAGGTGGTGCCGTTGGGGGTCAATTCAAATTTTCGATACTGGGGGGAGGGCATCACTCCCTATGTGGAGAATGCAAAAGGCCCGTATTTATGGGACATGGATGGAAAAAAATATATTGACTATCGCATGGCGTTTGGTCCCATTATTTTGGGTCATGCCTATGATGAGGTGGATCAAAAAGTCATCGAGGAAATTCAAAGAGGCATCCTGTTCGCCATGACGGGTGAACTTGAAATCCAGGTTGCGGAGATGATCGTGGAAATGTCCCCCGCGATCGATATGGTGCGCCTTGCCTGTTCAGGCACCGAAGCCACCATGCACGGCATCCGCGTGGCACGCGCATTCACAGGGCGCGACATCATCCTGAAATTTGAAGGCAATTATCACGGCTTCCATGATCACACGCTCTGGTCAACCTATGCGCCTGTGGAAGCATACGGCAATAGCCGTAGTCCCATCCCCGTGCCTGCATCATCGGGCATCCCCAAGTCCATGCGCGAATTTATCATCACCCTGCCCTTCAACGACTTTGAAGGCTTTGAACGCGTCATGCGTTCCTACGGCGACCAGATCGCCGCGGTCATTACCGAGCCGTGTCAGGGCAACTGCGCCGCGATCAACCCGCAGGACGGCTTCCTCGAACTCATCCGCAAGAAGACGGAAGAACACGGCTGCGTCTTTATTTTGGATGAAGTGAAGACGGGCTTCCGCATTGCCAACGGCGGCGCGCAGGAATACTACCGCCTCAAACCGGACCTGGTCACGTATGCCAAAGCCCTGGGCAACGGCTACCCGATAGCGGCCTTTGGCGGCAAAAAAGAAATCATGTCCATCATTGGTCACGGCGTGGCGCAGGGTGGAACATACACCAACAACAAGCCCGGCGTGGCGGGCGCGTATGCCACGCTGAACCTGCTCAAAACCAAACCCATCCTCAAGACCATCGAAAAACGCGGACAACGCCTGATGGACGGTCTGAAGGAAATCTTTGAAGAGAACAACATTCCTGCGGTGTTTACGGGCTATCCCGCCATGTTTTCCTTCTCGTTGAACACCGAGTCAGTCACCTGTCAACGGGACTGGGCGCAGAGTGACCATGCGCTGTATCTTGAGCTTGCTGATAAAGCCATTGCGCGCGGAGTCATGCCCGACCATGATGCCCGCGAACCCTGGTTCATGTGTTACGAACATTCCGATGCCGACGTCGACGAGACGCTGAACGTCTATGCCGAGATCGTGAAGGAAGTGAAGAAATAG
- a CDS encoding type II toxin-antitoxin system HicA family toxin codes for MGRLAGFRYREIVRKLRTFGFEFYRHAAGSHEIWKNEKTGRFTTVPNHPGDMPEGTLRAILKQAGIDPEDFLSQK; via the coding sequence ATGGGGCGATTGGCGGGATTTCGATATCGTGAAATTGTCAGGAAACTCAGAACCTTTGGTTTTGAGTTTTATCGTCATGCGGCAGGCAGCCATGAAATCTGGAAAAATGAAAAGACCGGCAGATTCACGACAGTTCCAAACCATCCGGGGGATATGCCTGAAGGCACCCTGCGAGCTATTTTAAAACAAGCGGGTATCGACCCCGAAGATTTTCTGAGCCAGAAATGA
- a CDS encoding CoA-acylating methylmalonate-semialdehyde dehydrogenase has translation MEILNYINGEWIKPNVSDYFDVINPATGKVIAKTPLSTKADVAAAAKAASEAFVGWRRTPVNDRVQYLFKLRNIMREHGDEIAQLITDECGKTLEEAKAEMVRAYENIEVACGMPHMGKGEFVEDIAPGIDEIMIRQPVGVCATIAPFNFPGMIPFWYLPYALAAGNTYVIKPSEKVPMTMQYIFKLVEQVGFPKGVVNMVNGAKDAVDGILEHPAIRAITFVGSTNVARYIYSTAAAHGKRVQAQGGAKNPVIILPDADMEMATKIIADSAFGCAGQRCLAVSLAVTVGEAKNEFTELICDAAASRTVGYGMDSGVQMGPVINTASQQRVEQLIALGVKEGAGVPVDGRGTKIKGYEGGSFVRPTILSDVQPGSEIWKTEIFGPVLSLMHVNTIDDAVQLANSGVYGNQASLFTTSGNAARRFRYEVDAGNIGINIGVAAPMAFFPFSGWKDSFFGDMHGQGTDAVEFFTQKKVVVERWPKEWSRKF, from the coding sequence ATGGAAATCCTAAATTACATCAACGGCGAATGGATAAAACCTAACGTCAGTGACTATTTCGATGTCATCAATCCTGCCACGGGAAAGGTGATTGCAAAGACCCCGCTCAGCACAAAAGCGGATGTGGCTGCAGCGGCGAAAGCGGCAAGTGAAGCGTTTGTCGGCTGGCGCAGAACGCCCGTCAATGACCGTGTGCAGTACCTGTTTAAACTCCGCAACATCATGCGCGAGCATGGTGATGAAATTGCCCAGCTCATCACGGATGAATGCGGCAAGACCCTTGAAGAGGCAAAAGCAGAAATGGTGCGCGCGTACGAAAATATCGAAGTCGCCTGCGGGATGCCGCATATGGGCAAGGGCGAATTTGTGGAGGATATCGCCCCCGGCATCGACGAGATCATGATCCGTCAGCCTGTGGGTGTGTGTGCCACCATCGCACCGTTCAACTTCCCGGGCATGATTCCGTTCTGGTATCTGCCGTATGCGTTGGCGGCGGGCAACACCTACGTTATCAAACCCTCCGAAAAAGTTCCGATGACGATGCAATATATTTTCAAACTCGTCGAGCAGGTTGGCTTCCCCAAGGGCGTGGTCAACATGGTCAACGGCGCGAAGGATGCGGTGGATGGCATTCTTGAGCATCCCGCAATCCGCGCCATCACCTTCGTCGGCTCGACCAACGTGGCGAGGTACATCTACTCCACTGCGGCGGCGCATGGCAAGCGCGTGCAGGCGCAGGGCGGAGCGAAGAATCCCGTCATCATTTTGCCTGATGCGGATATGGAAATGGCGACGAAGATCATCGCCGATTCGGCCTTCGGGTGTGCTGGTCAGCGTTGTTTGGCAGTTTCTTTGGCTGTGACCGTGGGCGAAGCCAAGAACGAATTCACCGAATTGATCTGTGACGCCGCCGCTTCGCGCACCGTCGGCTACGGCATGGACTCGGGCGTGCAGATGGGACCGGTCATCAACACCGCCTCGCAGCAGCGCGTGGAGCAGTTGATCGCGCTCGGTGTAAAGGAAGGCGCAGGCGTCCCCGTGGATGGACGCGGGACGAAGATCAAAGGCTACGAGGGTGGATCCTTCGTCCGCCCGACGATCCTGTCCGACGTCCAGCCTGGAAGCGAGATCTGGAAGACGGAAATCTTTGGTCCCGTGCTCAGTCTCATGCACGTCAACACCATTGATGACGCCGTCCAACTTGCCAACAGCGGCGTGTATGGCAACCAAGCCAGCCTGTTCACTACCAGCGGGAATGCGGCACGGAGATTCCGTTACGAAGTGGATGCGGGCAATATCGGCATCAATATTGGTGTTGCCGCGCCGATGGCATTCTTCCCTTTCAGCGGCTGGAAGGATAGTTTCTTTGGCGACATGCATGGGCAGGGCACGGATGCGGTGGAGTTCTTCACGCAGAAAAAAGTTGTGGTCGAACGTTGGCCGAAGGAATGGAGCCGGAAATTCTAG
- a CDS encoding 4a-hydroxytetrahydrobiopterin dehydratase has protein sequence MTDLAAGKCIPCRKGDPALTDADIAERLPQIPKWELVHADGIPRLQRVFKFKNYVEAMAFTNKVAMTAEKEDHHPLMVVEWGRVTVQWWTHVVKGLHQNDFVMAAKTDGMVG, from the coding sequence ATGACTGATCTCGCCGCTGGAAAATGCATTCCCTGCCGCAAAGGCGACCCCGCGCTGACGGACGCTGATATCGCGGAACGCCTGCCGCAAATCCCCAAATGGGAATTGGTCCACGCGGACGGCATCCCGCGTTTACAGCGCGTTTTCAAATTCAAGAATTACGTCGAAGCGATGGCGTTCACGAACAAGGTCGCGATGACCGCCGAAAAGGAAGACCATCATCCCTTGATGGTGGTCGAGTGGGGCAGGGTGACCGTACAGTGGTGGACGCATGTGGTCAAGGGATTGCACCAGAACGATTTTGTCATGGCGGCAAAGACGGATGGGATGGTTGGGTGA
- a CDS encoding TIGR03618 family F420-dependent PPOX class oxidoreductase: MKIPNSIHDLIASAPLAHLTTLNADGSPQVTVVWIGIENDEFVCAHMSAYQKVKNIRKDPRVVLSMLGHKKTEIGLQEYLVVYGNAYLTEGGAADLLQKLAYSYIDPDVKFPPQSVRDQSGYITHITPIRFAGVGEWK; encoded by the coding sequence ATGAAAATCCCCAACTCCATCCATGACCTGATCGCCTCCGCTCCGCTCGCGCATTTGACCACGCTCAACGCGGACGGCAGTCCGCAGGTGACCGTGGTTTGGATTGGCATCGAAAATGACGAATTTGTCTGCGCCCATATGAGCGCGTATCAGAAGGTCAAAAACATCCGCAAGGACCCGAGGGTAGTGCTATCCATGCTCGGACATAAGAAAACCGAAATAGGCTTGCAGGAATATCTGGTGGTGTACGGGAATGCCTACCTGACCGAAGGCGGCGCAGCGGACTTGCTCCAGAAACTGGCATATTCCTATATCGATCCCGATGTGAAATTCCCGCCCCAATCTGTTCGTGATCAATCAGGGTACATCACTCACATCACGCCGATTCGGTTCGCAGGGGTTGGGGAGTGGAAATGA
- a CDS encoding Lrp/AsnC family transcriptional regulator, whose translation MYEFDTIDIKIVNLLLEDGRMSASEVSRRMGGISERAVRYRIDRMIEEGVIQISAVVSPESLGFTIKADVWLEVESDLILEVAKKIAAFENVTYVACGIGQNDISIQVVAKDTSEVYYFVTEVIRKVPGVRKTTTSIVPIILKDVYQWRIPERIAKEKTKNGNA comes from the coding sequence ATGTATGAATTCGACACAATTGATATAAAAATTGTCAATTTACTCCTTGAAGACGGGCGAATGTCCGCCTCGGAGGTTTCGCGCCGCATGGGAGGCATATCCGAGCGCGCTGTCCGTTACCGTATTGACAGGATGATCGAGGAAGGCGTCATTCAGATCAGTGCCGTGGTCAGTCCGGAGTCGCTGGGCTTTACCATCAAGGCGGATGTCTGGCTGGAGGTCGAGTCGGATCTGATCCTTGAAGTGGCGAAGAAAATTGCGGCATTCGAGAATGTCACCTACGTGGCTTGCGGCATCGGTCAGAACGACATCAGCATCCAGGTGGTCGCAAAGGATACGTCGGAAGTCTATTATTTTGTGACCGAAGTGATACGCAAGGTGCCGGGAGTCCGCAAGACCACGACTTCCATCGTGCCGATCATTCTCAAGGATGTATATCAGTGGAGAATCCCTGAACGAATTGCGAAGGAAAAGACCAAAAACGGAAACGCATAA
- a CDS encoding type II toxin-antitoxin system HicB family antitoxin, protein MLNVSERIVRIHIEKLPEGVYLATSDDVQGLVAQGRTITETLEIARDVARKLIEAQSDVDLPQVEESFDYPLIVG, encoded by the coding sequence ATGCTTAACGTTAGTGAGCGGATCGTACGTATCCATATCGAAAAATTGCCCGAAGGCGTGTATCTTGCAACATCCGACGACGTGCAGGGACTGGTCGCCCAGGGGCGCACCATCACGGAGACGTTGGAGATTGCGCGGGACGTAGCTCGAAAACTGATCGAAGCGCAAAGTGACGTTGACCTTCCACAAGTTGAAGAGAGTTTTGATTATCCGTTGATCGTGGGATGA
- a CDS encoding bifunctional transaldolase/phosoglucose isomerase: MAPIKKLTSLGQSLWYDNIQRKLLVNGELKAMIRRGDIRGVTSNPTIFQNAIAKTNDYDAALIPLAWGGWDAEKIFWQLAVEDIQEACDLFSPLYEKTKGGDGYVSIEVSPLLARDTEGTIQQAQELWNRVDRPNLMVKIPATKEGIPAIRASIGAGININVTLIFSLTRYAEVMDAYLAGLEDRTSKDLPIHHIASVASFFVSRVDSKIDPKLPEDSLLRGKAAIANAKLAYESFESIFTSPRFATLKARFRARAQRPLWASTGTKNPAYPDTLYVDELIGPDTVNTVPPATLDAFRDHGRAALTVTRDLDDAQKIFVDLKAIGISMSDVTQELEEEGVGAFADAFKTLLDTIEERRKSALASISPAADPVSERLSQLEMDSFPKRLWEHDAALWTNDPSAQAEVRIRLGWLDSVEDARKRLDGYLEFAKQVHDEGIDRVLVIGMGGSSLTAEVLSSLMANFGVAAKLSLAILDSTDPQQVAEAVKNYPPDKALYIVASKSGGTAELMAAFDYLWELSDGDGSRFIAITDSGTSLEKMAQERGFRKIFNADTNVGGRFSALTDFGLVPAALLGMDIDQLLGAAERMRRQSLADVPAARNPGAALGALMAESALMGRDKLTVVADAPVSALAGWIEQVVAESSGKDGKGILPVALEPLGKPDVYGDDRLFVYLKSNGELEAGITSLKEAGLPVIEFPIASPYDVGTEFFRWEVAISTACHILGINAFDQPDVQDSKLRTIAKIKEYQATGKLAETDLVDVKDAKSALAEFLANPQAGEFITINTYLPRTGEMIEAIQALRVAIREKTKLPVTAGFGPRFQHSTGQFHKGGPNKGRFIQVVYDADADMDIPTQGLTFGTLLRAQALGDYEALKAAGRKVLRIRLDKPEDLAGIILA, translated from the coding sequence ATGGCACCCATAAAAAAACTCACCTCTCTTGGACAATCCCTCTGGTACGACAACATTCAAAGAAAATTATTGGTCAACGGCGAACTGAAAGCCATGATCCGGCGCGGCGATATTCGCGGCGTGACGTCCAACCCGACCATCTTCCAGAATGCCATCGCCAAGACGAATGATTACGATGCGGCGTTGATCCCGTTGGCATGGGGCGGCTGGGACGCGGAGAAGATCTTCTGGCAGCTTGCCGTCGAAGATATTCAGGAAGCCTGCGATCTTTTCAGTCCTCTTTATGAGAAGACCAAGGGCGGTGACGGTTACGTCAGCATCGAAGTCAGTCCGCTTCTGGCGCGCGATACCGAAGGCACGATCCAGCAGGCGCAGGAACTTTGGAACCGCGTGGACCGACCGAACCTGATGGTAAAGATCCCCGCCACGAAGGAAGGCATTCCTGCCATCCGTGCCAGCATTGGCGCGGGCATCAATATCAACGTTACGCTGATCTTTTCGCTTACCCGTTACGCCGAAGTGATGGATGCCTATCTCGCGGGTCTCGAAGACCGCACATCAAAAGACCTGCCTATTCATCACATCGCGTCTGTCGCTTCGTTCTTCGTTTCGCGTGTTGATTCCAAGATCGATCCCAAACTCCCCGAAGATTCTCTGTTGCGCGGTAAAGCCGCCATCGCCAATGCGAAGCTCGCATATGAGTCGTTCGAGTCCATTTTTACGTCGCCGCGTTTCGCCACGCTCAAAGCCCGCTTCCGTGCGCGCGCCCAGCGCCCGCTGTGGGCGTCCACGGGCACGAAAAATCCCGCCTACCCCGACACGCTTTATGTGGATGAACTCATCGGTCCCGACACCGTCAACACCGTGCCGCCCGCTACGCTGGATGCCTTCCGCGATCACGGCAGGGCGGCGCTCACCGTTACCCGCGATCTCGACGACGCGCAAAAAATCTTCGTTGACTTGAAAGCCATTGGCATTTCGATGAGCGACGTGACTCAGGAGTTGGAAGAGGAAGGCGTGGGGGCATTTGCGGATGCATTCAAGACTCTGCTGGATACGATAGAGGAGCGACGCAAGTCCGCGCTCGCTTCGATCTCCCCCGCGGCTGATCCTGTTTCCGAACGTTTATCCCAACTCGAAATGGATTCATTCCCCAAACGCCTGTGGGAACACGATGCGGCTTTGTGGACGAACGACCCCTCCGCCCAAGCCGAAGTGAGAATCCGTCTCGGCTGGCTGGACTCGGTCGAAGATGCCCGCAAACGATTGGATGGTTATCTTGAATTTGCCAAGCAAGTCCATGATGAAGGCATTGACCGAGTGCTCGTCATAGGCATGGGCGGCTCGTCGTTGACTGCGGAAGTGCTGAGTTCGCTGATGGCGAATTTTGGCGTGGCAGCCAAACTTTCACTAGCCATTCTTGACTCGACCGACCCGCAACAGGTGGCGGAAGCCGTTAAAAATTATCCGCCCGACAAGGCGTTGTATATCGTCGCCAGCAAATCAGGCGGCACTGCGGAACTGATGGCGGCGTTCGATTATCTTTGGGAGTTGAGTGACGGAGACGGTTCGCGCTTTATCGCCATCACCGACTCTGGAACGTCGCTCGAAAAAATGGCGCAGGAGCGCGGCTTCCGTAAAATCTTCAACGCGGATACAAATGTAGGCGGACGTTTCTCTGCGTTAACCGATTTCGGTTTGGTGCCTGCCGCTTTGCTCGGCATGGACATCGATCAGCTGCTCGGCGCGGCGGAGCGGATGCGCAGACAATCGCTGGCGGATGTCCCTGCGGCGCGTAACCCTGGGGCGGCGCTGGGCGCTCTGATGGCAGAATCCGCTTTGATGGGCAGGGACAAGCTCACCGTTGTGGCTGATGCGCCTGTGTCCGCGCTGGCGGGGTGGATCGAGCAGGTCGTCGCCGAGTCCAGCGGCAAGGACGGGAAGGGCATCCTGCCCGTGGCGTTGGAGCCGCTGGGCAAGCCCGATGTCTATGGCGATGATCGGCTGTTCGTGTATCTCAAGAGTAACGGTGAATTGGAGGCGGGGATTACCTCATTGAAGGAAGCGGGCTTGCCTGTGATCGAATTTCCGATTGCCAGCCCGTATGATGTGGGCACTGAGTTCTTCCGCTGGGAGGTTGCGATCTCGACGGCGTGCCACATTTTAGGGATCAACGCCTTCGACCAGCCCGATGTGCAGGATAGCAAATTGCGAACCATTGCCAAGATTAAAGAGTATCAGGCGACAGGGAAACTGGCTGAAACCGATCTGGTGGATGTGAAGGATGCGAAGTCCGCGCTTGCTGAATTTTTAGCAAACCCGCAAGCAGGGGAGTTCATAACCATCAATACCTACCTGCCGCGCACAGGCGAAATGATCGAAGCGATTCAGGCTTTGCGCGTAGCCATTCGAGAGAAAACCAAACTGCCCGTCACGGCTGGATTCGGTCCGCGCTTCCAACATTCAACGGGGCAGTTCCACAAGGGCGGTCCGAACAAGGGACGCTTCATTCAGGTGGTCTACGACGCCGACGCAGACATGGACATCCCCACGCAGGGATTGACCTTCGGTACGCTCCTCCGCGCGCAGGCGTTGGGCGATTACGAGGCGTTGAAGGCGGCAGGGCGCAAGGTGTTGCGGATACGCCTCGACAAGCCGGAAGACCTTGCGGGTATAATATTGGCGTAG
- the rpiB gene encoding ribose 5-phosphate isomerase B → MKVAVGCDHAGFPLKDVVIEAVAAAGHEVIDVGTFSADAVDFPEFTKKVGEKVQSGEAERGILICGSGIGAAIAANKMKGIYASICHDTYSAAQGVAHDAMNVLCMGGRVIGPELVKVIVSAFLKARYLGEDPDGERYARRVGKIKKMEENGNP, encoded by the coding sequence ATGAAAGTAGCAGTCGGTTGTGACCATGCGGGGTTTCCGCTCAAGGATGTCGTCATCGAAGCGGTGGCGGCGGCGGGGCACGAAGTGATAGACGTCGGCACGTTTAGCGCGGACGCGGTGGACTTCCCCGAATTCACAAAGAAAGTGGGCGAGAAGGTGCAGAGCGGCGAAGCCGAGCGCGGAATTTTGATCTGCGGATCGGGCATCGGCGCGGCGATTGCGGCGAACAAGATGAAAGGCATCTACGCCTCGATTTGCCATGATACCTATTCCGCCGCGCAAGGTGTGGCACATGACGCGATGAATGTCTTGTGCATGGGAGGGCGGGTTATTGGTCCCGAACTTGTGAAGGTGATCGTGTCTGCTTTTCTGAAAGCACGTTACCTTGGCGAGGACCCAGATGGGGAGCGTTATGCCCGAAGAGTCGGGAAGATCAAGAAGATGGAAGAGAACGGAAACCCATAA